One Streptomyces sp. P9-A2 DNA window includes the following coding sequences:
- a CDS encoding HesB/IscA family protein, whose amino-acid sequence MSVSDETTTVTDGILVTEAAAAKVKALLDQEGRDDLALRVAVQPGGCSGLRYQLFFDERSLDGDVEKDFDGVKVVTDRMSAPYLGGATIDFVDSIEKQGFTIDNPNATGSCACGDSFS is encoded by the coding sequence ATGTCCGTATCGGACGAGACCACCACCGTCACCGACGGCATCCTCGTGACCGAAGCCGCCGCGGCCAAGGTCAAGGCGCTGCTCGACCAGGAAGGCCGTGACGACCTCGCCCTGCGCGTCGCCGTCCAGCCCGGCGGCTGCTCCGGCCTGCGCTACCAGCTCTTCTTCGACGAGCGTTCCCTCGACGGCGACGTGGAGAAGGACTTCGACGGCGTGAAGGTCGTCACCGACCGGATGAGCGCCCCGTACCTGGGCGGCGCCACCATCGACTTCGTCGACAGCATCGAGAAGCAGGGCTTCACCATCGACAACCCGAACGCCACGGGCTCCTGCGCCTGCGGCGACTCCTTCAGCTGA
- the nadA gene encoding quinolinate synthase NadA: MTTAQTQELDVQPSPLALLLLGREADPRSERGVECPGDLPSPSDPDLVERARAAKEKLGDKVFVLGHHYQRDEVIQFADVTGDSFKLAKDAAARPQAEYIVFCGVHFMAESADILTGDDQKVVLPDLAAGCSMADMATAEQVAECWDVLTEAGISDRVVPVSYMNSSADIKAFTGKHGGTICTSSNAKRALDWAFEQGEQVLFLPDQHLGRNTAVRDLGMSLEDCVLYNPHKPNGGLTAQELRDAKMILWRGHCSVHGRFSLDSVNDVRERIPGVNVLVHPECRHEVVAAADYVGSTEYIIKALEAAPAGSKWAIGTELNLVRRLANRFAPEGKEVVFLDKTVCFCSTMNRIDLPHLVWTLESLAEGNLVNRIEVDKETEQFAKLALERMLALP, translated from the coding sequence GTGACCACCGCCCAGACCCAGGAGCTCGACGTCCAGCCGTCGCCCCTCGCCCTGCTGCTCCTCGGCCGGGAGGCCGACCCGAGGAGCGAGCGCGGTGTGGAGTGTCCCGGAGACCTCCCCTCGCCGTCCGACCCGGACCTGGTGGAGCGCGCCCGCGCCGCCAAGGAGAAGCTCGGGGACAAGGTCTTCGTCCTCGGCCACCACTACCAGCGCGACGAGGTCATCCAGTTCGCCGACGTCACGGGCGACTCGTTCAAGCTGGCCAAGGACGCCGCCGCGCGCCCGCAGGCCGAGTACATCGTGTTCTGCGGTGTGCACTTCATGGCCGAGTCGGCGGACATCCTCACCGGCGACGACCAGAAGGTGGTCCTGCCGGACCTCGCGGCCGGCTGCTCCATGGCCGACATGGCCACCGCCGAGCAGGTCGCGGAGTGCTGGGACGTGCTGACCGAGGCCGGGATATCCGACCGGGTCGTGCCCGTCTCGTACATGAACTCCTCCGCCGACATCAAGGCCTTCACGGGCAAGCACGGCGGCACCATCTGCACCTCCTCCAACGCGAAGCGCGCCCTCGACTGGGCCTTCGAGCAGGGCGAGCAGGTCCTCTTCCTCCCCGACCAGCACCTCGGCCGCAACACCGCGGTGCGGGACCTGGGGATGTCCCTGGAGGACTGCGTCCTCTACAACCCGCACAAGCCGAACGGCGGGCTGACGGCACAGGAGCTGCGGGACGCGAAGATGATCCTGTGGCGGGGCCACTGCTCGGTGCACGGCCGCTTCAGCCTGGACTCGGTCAACGACGTGCGCGAGCGCATCCCGGGCGTGAATGTCCTGGTCCACCCCGAGTGCCGGCACGAGGTCGTGGCCGCGGCGGACTACGTCGGGTCGACCGAGTACATCATCAAGGCGCTGGAGGCGGCCCCGGCCGGTTCCAAGTGGGCGATCGGCACGGAGCTGAACCTGGTGCGCCGGCTGGCGAACCGTTTCGCTCCCGAGGGCAAGGAGGTCGTCTTCCTCGACAAGACGGTCTGCTTCTGCTCCACCATGAACCGCATCGACCTCCCCCACCTGGTCTGGACCCTGGAGTCCCTCGCCGAGGGCAACCTGGTCAACCGCATCGAGGTGGACAAGGAGACCGAGCAGTTCGCCAAGCTGGCCCTGGAGCGGATGCTGGCACTGCCGTAA
- a CDS encoding carbohydrate kinase family protein produces MRIAVTGSIATDHLMTFPGRFSDQLVADQLHTVSLSFLVDQLDVRRGGVGANISFGMGQLGTRPILVGAAGSDFDEYRAWLERHGVDTASVRISETLHTARFVCTTDADHNQIGSFYTGAMSEARLIELKTVADRVGGLDLVSIGADDPEGMLRHTEECRTRGIPFAADFSQQIARMNGEEIRILLDGATYLFSNEYEKGLIESKTGWSDAEILGKVGHRVTTLGSRGVRIERAGEDPIEVGCAQEERKADPTGVGDAFRAGFLSGLAWGVSLERAAQVGCMLATLVIETVGTQEYQLRRAHFMERFAQAYGDEPAAEVKKHLV; encoded by the coding sequence GTGCGCATCGCAGTCACCGGCTCCATCGCCACCGACCACCTCATGACGTTCCCCGGACGCTTCTCCGACCAGCTCGTCGCGGACCAGTTGCACACGGTCTCGCTGTCCTTCCTGGTCGACCAGCTCGATGTACGCCGGGGCGGCGTGGGCGCGAACATCTCCTTCGGCATGGGGCAGCTCGGCACCCGGCCGATCCTCGTCGGCGCCGCCGGCTCCGACTTCGACGAGTACCGGGCCTGGCTGGAGCGGCACGGCGTCGACACCGCCTCCGTCCGCATCTCCGAGACGCTGCACACCGCCCGCTTCGTGTGCACCACGGACGCCGACCACAACCAGATCGGCTCCTTCTACACGGGCGCGATGAGCGAGGCCCGGCTGATCGAGCTGAAGACGGTCGCCGACCGGGTGGGCGGCCTCGACCTGGTCTCCATCGGCGCCGACGACCCGGAGGGCATGCTCCGGCACACCGAGGAGTGCCGCACCCGCGGTATCCCGTTCGCCGCCGACTTCTCCCAGCAGATCGCCCGGATGAACGGGGAGGAGATCCGGATACTGCTGGACGGGGCGACCTACCTCTTCTCCAACGAGTACGAGAAGGGGCTCATCGAGAGCAAGACCGGCTGGAGCGACGCCGAGATCCTCGGCAAGGTCGGCCACCGCGTCACCACCCTCGGCTCCCGCGGCGTGCGCATCGAGCGCGCAGGAGAGGACCCCATCGAGGTCGGCTGCGCCCAGGAGGAGCGCAAGGCGGACCCGACCGGTGTGGGCGACGCCTTCCGCGCCGGATTCCTGTCCGGACTGGCCTGGGGCGTCTCGCTGGAGCGTGCCGCGCAGGTGGGCTGCATGCTCGCCACCCTGGTCATCGAGACCGTCGGCACCCAGGAGTACCAGTTGCGCCGCGCCCACTTCATGGAGCGCTTCGCCCAGGCCTACGGCGACGAGCCCGCGGCCGAGGTGAAGAAGCACCTGGTCTGA